The Cellulomonas sp. S1-8 genome has a window encoding:
- a CDS encoding DsbA family oxidoreductase, with protein sequence MTLDTPTFAAPPRTLTVEVWSDVACPWCFIGKRRFAAALREFEHRDHVDVVWRSYQLSPDTPTGPGRPEVDALVEMKGLPRDRVEQMFAHVTDVAAGDGLRYDFARTLAFNTFDAHRLLHLAREAGGAALVEATMETLFSSHFEQGVDLGADGALVRVAAQAGFAAHGWDDARVVAALDGDDGATAVREDLATARAIGVTGVPFFVVDRKYAVSGAQPAEVFTQLLDAGWREANPLVPAPTGEVCTDGTC encoded by the coding sequence GTGACCCTCGACACGCCCACGTTCGCCGCCCCGCCGCGCACCCTGACCGTCGAGGTCTGGTCCGACGTCGCCTGCCCCTGGTGCTTCATCGGCAAGCGGCGGTTCGCCGCCGCGCTCCGCGAGTTCGAGCACCGCGACCACGTGGACGTCGTGTGGCGCTCCTACCAGCTCTCCCCCGACACCCCCACGGGCCCTGGCCGCCCCGAGGTCGACGCGCTCGTCGAGATGAAGGGCCTGCCGCGCGACCGCGTCGAGCAGATGTTCGCCCACGTCACCGACGTGGCCGCCGGCGACGGCCTGCGGTACGACTTCGCGCGGACGCTCGCGTTCAACACGTTCGACGCCCACCGGCTGCTGCACCTGGCGCGCGAGGCCGGCGGCGCGGCGCTCGTCGAGGCGACGATGGAGACGCTGTTCTCCTCCCACTTCGAGCAGGGTGTCGACCTCGGCGCCGACGGTGCGCTCGTGCGCGTCGCGGCGCAGGCGGGGTTCGCCGCGCACGGGTGGGACGACGCGCGCGTCGTCGCGGCCCTGGACGGTGACGACGGCGCGACCGCGGTGCGCGAGGACCTCGCGACGGCGCGGGCGATCGGGGTGACCGGTGTGCCGTTCTTCGTCGTCGACCGGAAGTACGCGGTGTCCGGCGCGCAGCCTGCCGAGGTGTTCACGCAGCTGCTCGACGCCGGGTGGCGCGAGGCGAACCCGCTGGTCCCCGCGCCGACGGGTGAGGTGTGCACCGACGGGACCTGCTAG